The window attctgaccaaagcagaacagctacagtaattccgacataactcactctacactaatccaaatgatctgaaattttgcaggcacctcaaatacatcaatacctacaactttcatgttttgagaaaagtccaattcggcctctaaccctatgatataaaaccggacagaattaggggattatgaaccctaacttttcacaattcacttcaaatccaaaattggttgcatttatccacaattcacacctactagagtcattatagtccattgccaatcatcaaagatggctacaacatccatttcatattaaaccagaaaattcatcataaaattaaaaacttcaccaaatcaagccaaaccaagaaataaatcatatattccaccactttagccacttctaagccaaacataagcatcattagatgtagtagggtgttcaagcatcacttaccaagtaacaagagagagagggatgttggccaccttagaccttcaaacaaacttcactaagacacttactagcactagaaggaaagattttatggagtggaatctagtgtaggcttttgttcttggaagattgagtgaaatggaagcttgagagttgaagaaattccttccttcttgagctagggagatccggccaccatggagaagaaaatggtgaattttgtgcatttttttgatatttaatcctttggtcaaaaaaagtcaagaaagtgaatagtaattcttaaagtccaaccaatgagaaggtgacacttgtcacctcattaaatgcattcttatctttcttttctctctcacatcaatcacttcacacacactacttatctcttgacccccgataaatttttcacagtatccgaaacttaaccttattggccgaatttttccgaacttttcgaactagtgggtcccacgtccattatgtattcttaattttctaaaaattcaccaatactagaaaagtCATCTAAAatctataactgctcataaaattcaccaggaaattatttctaagccagaaaatgcagaaaacatgcaattagggaactaaaaccctaggaaaaatgattagggttttttacgggttctcacacttggtcgataagcttagcaaaccatgagatattcatagagcatgatctattggagagatcttgctcgacATTACTCGCACAGTATTGCTATGATATACTTGAGTGTTATCAAAAATTTGATGAGCGGGCctggtaagggggtgtaacggtgacgggattcgaagaaaagtggtgtatctatgGATTTGATatttatgtggttgacggagtgtcaacttgagatgtgatcaagacttcgactcgactacgtggaatttagctcctgagagctacagtatccatgaattgtttctgtttatttttcctattcgaaatgtgaattattcgaacgTTATATCTTTACTTACTATGTAAATTGTggctacttggattatgtgtttgcatgtgtgtttcttggcctcactgagtattggctcatcccattagtttgtttttcttaacaggttggattggaagattttggaaaagccgactagattatacttttgattggaatctGGGCTGTAAATGTGtagtcgacttttaatggttgtattttgggacttgatgtatcttttgtgaaaatgatgtaagatttgaatatttagttaaggaagcgacttttctttatttcgacttgtagtatttggtatgtatcgttaagttcgatttgaattgccttgagtcctggcgagagttgggcaggcgtcccgcgaatacccttggattcgcccttgggagaagtgggggcgtcacaaagtgCACACGTCTTGAGCGTCTATCTCTATGGACAGCTCTCCGCTCTATTTCCCAATGCGTAGGCTCCAACCCATGGTTGGTGGGTGGGGATTTTAATGTCATTGCTGCCGTGGACGAATACCTTGGTCTAGCCAACCAAGACACTTAGGGCCATGATGGAATTCATGGACACCATTGTGGCTTGTTTCTTAAACCTTATCCCTGGTCAAGGGAGTCGTTTCACTTGGACCGGCATTCGCCATGGCCGAAGGATCTGGAAGAAACTAGATCGACTGCTGGTAAACTTGGAATGGCAGCAGTGCTTTCCCGAAGACTCACTACAACATTTGAACATAACCGGGTCGGATCACTCCCCCCTCTTGCTGAAAGTATCGCACCGCACTGGTACTGCTCCATGGTTATTCAAATTCCAGCGTATGTGGGCCAAGCACCCAACTTTCCGTGACACGGTTCGCTTGAGTTGGGAACAACCCGCCCAAGGCTATGGTATGTTCGCTTTCTCCTTCAAACTTAAGCGCCTCAAACAGGACCTTCGACGGTGGAACAAGGACACGTTTGGAGATGTCTTCAAGAACTTAGCCGCTGCAGAAGAACGAGTTAGGGAGTGCGAGGTCCAGCTAGAAGAGGAAGGGACAGAGGATGCACGAGCCCATTGGAGCCATGCCCAAGCATGACTACTCAAGGCGCTTGCCGATGAGGAGATGTTCTGGAAGCAAAAGGTGCGTATCTTCCATTCCGATGAGGGAGACTCCCACACCAAATTCTTTCATTCCTCTCTGTTAGCCAAACGGGCATGCCTTTCCATTCTTCAAATTAGTGGGACGGATGGCAACATGTTGGAAACCAAGAAGGCTATAGGCCAAGGGGCAGTGGAATTCTACAAAAACTTGTTATCCCGTCAAAACGCTCCTAATTGTGAGCTAGCAATGGCCGATTTGCTAGCTTCGATTCCAAGGCTGGTTACGCATCAACAAAACGAGGCTCTAACACGGGAAGTGATGCTAAATGACGTCAAGGAAGCAGTCTT is drawn from Coffea arabica cultivar ET-39 chromosome 1c, Coffea Arabica ET-39 HiFi, whole genome shotgun sequence and contains these coding sequences:
- the LOC140005106 gene encoding uncharacterized protein, with translation MMEFMDTIVACFLNLIPGQGSRFTWTGIRHGRRIWKKLDRLLVNLEWQQCFPEDSLQHLNITGSDHSPLLLKVSHRTGTAPWLFKFQRMWAKHPTFRDTVRLSWEQPAQGYGMFAFSFKLKRLKQDLRRWNKDTFGDVFKNLAAAEERVRECEVQLEEEGTEDARAHWSHAQA